The window AACACTCGAGAGAGCTCAGAACCTCCTGAAATACCTGCAGGAACGTAAAAAAGAGCAACCATTTAGCAAGACATTATATAAGTAGAAAACGTATATCAGaacagggctgggcgatatgatgaTACAACATCAACATCGTGATCGATCATGTCACGATTCCGATCTTAAATCCCCGGAAAAATTATTCCTTAAAGCagcagaaaaatatttttatatcaattacaaaaaaaagtttttacaaaTGTTCTATcttgttaaaaaatattttaaatagattagatttagattagatttagattaaaaaaataataataataatttgtatttCTACACATTAAAGAAAGGTATCATCAAATTCagctttttttggttttagagCAAAGCTATACACTGCGATACGTATTGTGTATCAGAAAAAAGAGTAtcgtgatgtgatgtgataatATCGCCCACGCCTATATCACGATATGAAATGAAAGAGTTGTAATGTGTTGAACATTATCACAAAGATCTGTCTCTGAGATGTGTTAAAAATCATCTTACGCTTTTAACACTTCACTTACGTCACAGTTCGTGAAGAAGTACGACAGGGCGATGAAGAGCTTCCTGACGTCTTTACTGTATCTCCAGCAGTGAAGAGCCTGACCTGTGTGTCATCATATAAACAAGGGAATCTGCtttttacctctctctctctctctctctctctctctctctcatgcacaccCCACAAAAACTGTAGTGAAAATAGACCAGCATGTCGATGTTCCTACTCCTTTACAAGAAGTCTGCTGGACTTTTCCTTAACGTTCTGATCTACTACAGACACTACAACATATGTATTTCCCCCTGTGTCTGTAATAACAGATTATTAACGAATCTCCTCTGTAGTATTTTACGTCTTTACCTTGCACTCTTTGCCGGAAGCCTCCGGTTTCGTCGCCGATGCAGAAGCAGCCTTGCTCGAAGCTGATCTGTTCGTATTTGTGCATGTTGGCGAGCACGGTTCCGCAGACAGGGAGGTACAGAGTGCTTCCGTTCGGTTCAAAGCTCTCGGAGTAATACACACCTCTCTGACCGTCGATCCGCACAAAAcggcctaaacacacacacacacacacacacacacagagacgatAAGGCTGAGATGAGGATGCTCAGGAGACGATGTTTGCATGTGCTCTTccctctttaaaaataaaccttttaaaTACTTTGGTGTATTTGGTCGGTTTTATAAGTCATTATCCGTATGAAAGAGCATCACGGTGATGACCGGGTCTCAGGTCCGATCCCATAGAGGAGTTTCAAACGTTCTCACGTGtcctctctggtttcctccaacttCCCAAAATCATGCCAGGAGATAGACCGCCTATAATTAAATCGCAAATGTGCGCATGTAGTGCTCTGAGACGAACCGACGTCCCAATCAGGGCGTATTCCCGTCTCACCCGCAGCGTTCCCGGGAAAGATCCCGGATTCTCTTAGAATGTTTGTTTGCTATTGTCTTTTGtgtccccctttcttttggttttggctatggttgttttgttggggttgttgggtggggtgttataatgtgtacaatttccaataaaaattctacgatcaaaaaaaaaaaaaaaaaaaagatcccgGATTCAGtgagaccctgaccaggataaagcgcttactgaaggtGGATAATGGAATGAATAAACCAGAGAAAGTGCGTGATGtgtattgcagaaaataaggaAATGTCTAAAGATAAATCCTCACCGTCTTGAGTCTAAGACGAGATAAGacgagatgagatgagatgagatgagatgagatgggaAGAGATAAACATGGATGAATTCCTGTAATTCCTTAATAGTTGTATATcagaaaaaaagtgcaaaaatgcACAAGTATGAAATGTACTTCTGATGAAGCTTCTCCAGACTTGCACAAAAACCTGTTGCATTATCTGGATAAGTGGATGAATGCTGTTCTACAGTACATGCATGATTGATCAGCACTTACTGTGGTTTTTGGCTGTTTCTTTAGCAGGAAAAGCAGATGCACCGTCACATCTGTCTCCAGTCATGTTTGTTAAATCAGATCTTTTGCGTTTCGGGGGTAAAAATCCTGCAGATGTTTCATGATGCCATTCCTGCACATGTGTGTGTCCGTTACTGGAGGACTGTAACCCGCAGAGCTCCATGTTTAAAGCTGCACATCAATCACAGTAAGATTATGTCGTAATGCTGTaagttatattttaattaattataaacaaaataggtttttattgttgttgttgccttTCAAAATCAAAGCCGAACCGCGATACAGCGATGCCCTATGTTACTGCCTGATTAAATGTCAACATTTGTGTACGTTTTTTCATTAACACGATATCCACGATATATCGTGGTTAAAGGACCTACTGAATTAAATTACTAATTAAATGATCAATCTTGGgaagataactttttttttttttttaggcaaagtgtttgtttttttttaagatcagGCATATATCTGAACGTCAAAAACGACGGACCTAGTGGTCCTACCGTGAAGCGCaaactgcgcatgcgcactgcgAACCCGGAAGGCGTGGAAGCATCGGTGTATCTTTGCCGCTGATTCAAGGATAACAAATAAATCCAACATTTAAGCTTGAATAATGTTTAAACTCGAAGGTTTGGGACCCAAATTAGACCCGGAGGAGATGAAGAGGAAAATGCGAGAGGATGTGATCTCATCCGTGAGAAATTTCCTCATTTATGTCGCTCTTCTGAGAGTCAGTAAGTGTCCAAGTGTGAAGGTTGTGTGTCATTCAGAACATCTGGAGTCATTCCgagttgtaataataataagaataattaaTATTTCTAAAGAAGTCCTGGTGTGACCAAGACGTGTTCTGAGAACTTCTAAGTGAACTTCCATTTACACTATAttgtcaaaagtatgtgcaccccgatcatcacacccatatgtccttgttgaacatctcattccagatttattccccctgtGTTTACTGTTATAAGAacctcctccactcttctgggaaggatttccactagattttggggcgtggctgtggggattagtgatcattcagctacgagtatattagtgaggttgaggtcaggtgctgatgttgatgtgaggagatccagttccagttcatcctaaaggtgttcagtagggtcgaggtcagggttctgtgcaggacactcgagttcttcaacCTTCTTCCatccttcacacaccacgtcttcatggagctcgactttgtgcacagtgacatgatggaacaggtttgagtctCTCAGTTCCAgcgaagggaaactgtaatactACAGCACACAGAGACGATCTGTACAACTGTGTTTCTGACTTTGTGCTAACGGTTTGAGGAAGAAacgcatatgggtgtgatggtcgggggcgcacatacttttggccttatAGCGTACACAGTGAATACCAAAAGCACTGAGCGTttgcatgtgtttgtatgtttcaGCTCCGTATGTCCTGAAGAAGTTGGACAGCATCTGAGGACGTAGACTCAACTCTAAATCTGCACCTGAACTCATGGAACGTCGTCTCGCTTCACCTGTTTGCAGCGCTGTCCTTCATCATCCTCACCCTCATCATGCTGCATGTTTATTTCCTGGATGAAGCTGAACGTACTTTAATTTAACCCCGTGCGTATGCGCTGTGGCGTCGTGTCATGTCCGTGGCGGTCTATCAGTACAGATGTGACGACAcgacacacacagctgtgtattgATCATGTGACCCGGACTGAACCATAAATCTTTAATGTATTCGACTCTCTCTAGACGCACGTGTTCTTTTGTATTAAAAACGAAGCAGAATGTGAATAAATTTCAAAGTTTGTCCGTCAGCGTGTGGATGTGGAGCATTTAATTAATCTGTTAGAAATGTTTTGTGTTCgttttttcttttagaaatacctaaaagtataaaaacggagttaataattcattaaacaTGCGCCAATTCACATAGCAGAATATCATAACATAGTACAACCTTTATTTACGGTACCtggtgctttttatttatttttattaagctCAAATCCTGAGTGGTCTTTCTTTTAAAGTACTCGGAGGTCAGATTTACTCGAAAGCACATATTGCACAATTTGAGATCCAATACGAGCGTATAAATACAATAACGTCAAGACCTTTAAATCGTACATAAATCAATCGAGAGTACGGGGATGCACGTgttaattaatgtttattaactAAACATTATAATTAGAATATTCAGTCCgagtaagaaaaataaaacccgTTGTAATTCCGCACGTCGTTTATTGAGAGATCCGATCTGACAAACTTTATTACTTTACACTGAATATTAATCTTagtgatatttatttaaatcattttagtcACAATAAGTGCCTTCTGAAGTAGTGAATAAAGTAGTACAGCTGAAACATCATCCTACAGCACCGCGATGCTCTTCTGAGGGTTTAGAGGAGTGTTGCTTTCCCATCATGCACCACTAGGGGGCGTTACAGCTTCAGTTCACTGGGCATG is drawn from Ictalurus furcatus strain D&B chromosome 8, Billie_1.0, whole genome shotgun sequence and contains these coding sequences:
- the si:dkey-109l4.3 gene encoding uncharacterized protein si:dkey-109l4.3; this encodes MELCGLQSSSNGHTHVQEWHHETSAGFLPPKRKRSDLTNMTGDRCDGASAFPAKETAKNHSRFVRIDGQRGVYYSESFEPNGSTLYLPVCGTVLANMHKYEQISFEQGCFCIGDETGGFRQRVQGQALHCWRYSKDVRKLFIALSYFFTNCDVFQEVLSSLECL
- the tomm5 gene encoding mitochondrial import receptor subunit TOM5 homolog, which produces MFKLEGLGPKLDPEEMKRKMREDVISSVRNFLIYVALLRVTPYVLKKLDSI